The Portunus trituberculatus isolate SZX2019 chromosome 7, ASM1759143v1, whole genome shotgun sequence genome contains the following window.
ggttctcaaactAGGGTTCGCGAACCTCCAGTgagttcacaagatttccagggCTACTTATATGGCTGATCTGATGATATCCATTGTATATTAAgtcagtgtcagtcactaaactaacattctgttcgatgacAGATTACTGGGGGTTCAGGTAGATGGGCTTATAGCGCCGGGACTTCTTAACGAGATAAAAGCTTGAAAACTCTTGTTTTGCACCGTTGCTTTTTAAAAGTCATGTCCACACAGGACACCAACACTGTTTGTCAAGTGTCTCCAAGCTGTTTCTGTAACGTCTCCAGGCTGTTCGCACAGTGTGTAAATATTGTTTCCAAgcagtgtttggtggtgtggaaaGGCCTTTTTAGAGCATAGCCATTGATCATTTAGCCCGAAAGAAAGGCGTTGGTATAAAATAATCCTGAGACAATGCAAAGGTGGGGTATCTAAACTTAATTCAGCTACACCAATAAACACTAAAATATCAATTAAGGTTTGTATTAGTACCAAATATCTTCTCACATaaatcatttctctctttccattgaAGAACAACATTCACAGGTTCAGTTTTCCCTGACGGTGGCGAGACGTTGTTTGTCTCGTCCTTTACATCGAGGGGAGAGGATGTCAGACGCCACGACCACCAACCAAGACTGGCGTAGGCTGAATATAACACTGTCATTTCACAGCTGTTTGTCGCCGCATCCTGGGTGCCCGGCCTGGCCAATGACTTTGTGATAAGCCCTACCCACGGAGAGCTCCCAGCGCTTCACAAACGAGAACAAAACGCCAGGGGCTCAAGAGATGAAGAAACCATTCAGCCCAAGGCGGGAGAACAGCCGGTAAATGCCATTCATGAAGAAACCATTGAGACTAAGCTGGGAGGTAACCCGTGGTTCACAAACAACTAGGAATCTTTGGAAGGCCCAAGCAGGATGGAGACCCCGtggaatgtgaaggaaaaaaaagtgtgtgtgtgtgtgtgtgtgtgtgtgtgtgtgtgtgtgtgtgtgtgtgtgtgtgtgtgtgtgtgtgtgtgtgtgtgtgtgtgtgtgtgtgtgtgtgtgtgtgtgtgtgtaataataataataataataatatactgtttattaatttggcagtgccacaaaaagtttacactgaaaatgtacaggggaacattaaaacaatgaaatccttaacctaactatgaatctaacttaaccaagaattaacttattgatttaattgatttatttatttatggctcgcaccatagtgggcaccgcgctaaggtggtaccggtcagtgcgcggtgctcttaagggcgattctggtgtcgggtggcgcgggcaGTGGGAGGCACGTCtgagggtagcaggtggcggagacgtggatgacgcagtaGCCCTTCccaaaatttgtgtgtgtgtgtgtgtgtgtgtgtgtgtgtgtgtttgtttgtttcggtgtgtgtttgtttgtttcggtgtgtgtgtgtgtgtgtgtgtgtgtgtgtgtgtgtgtgtgtgtgtgtgtgtgtgtgtgtgtgtgtgtgtgtgtgtgtttgtgtgtgtgtgtgtgtgtgtttgtgtgtgtgtgtgtgtgtgtgtgtgtgtgtgtgtgtgtgtgtgtgtgtgtgtgtgtttcagtgtgtgtgtgtgtgtgtgtgtttgtttgtgttggtgtgtgtgtacgtgtttgtttcttatgggtgtgtgtgtgcgtgtttgtttcggtgtgtgtgtgtgtgtgtgtgtgtgtgtgtgtgtgtgtgtgtgtgtgtgtgtgtgtgtgtgtgtgtgtgtgtgtgtatgcgtgtgcgtgtggtatgcgtgtgtgtgtatgaataactaatttcttctttttatcttgaatcgagtttccttgtctttgcttCCTTCTGCTACGCAACACTAACACTGGTGTCCTCCCGGCAGGTGTTGGGCGAGGAGGGGCGCATCATCACCAGCCCGAATTATCCAGACAATTATCCCAACCGAGAAGAATGTGCCGTGAGGATTGTCGCCGAGAACAGGGAATGCACGCTGGAGATTGACTGCCATGACTTCCACGTGCAGGACTCAGAGGATTGCAGAAAAGACTACCTGATGATTAAGGAGAATAAGTGGACGAAGGAGAAATTCTGCGGTGACGAGGGATTTATTTACGAGAGTAGCAAAAGAGCCGTAACACTCAAGTTCAAATCCAACCGGCGGGTAACGGACGAAGGATTCTCCTGCTTAGCTCGCTCCGTAtgtccaaccaccaccaccaccaccaccgagaccacgcccaccaccaccaccaccaccacgatcatcaGGAGTAGCACAGGATCGTGTCAGTGCGGTGTTGCCAATCTAGCGAGGATCGTGGGCGGGGAGGAGGTAGATCCTGCCCACAAGTACCCATGGCATGTGGGAATAAAGTATGTATGGAACAGTAATTACTGGTGCGGCGGCTCCATCATTAACAACCTGTATATCCTAACAGCCGCCCACTGTGTTGACGACATAATATCTGTACAAGGGCTGGTGGTGGCCGTGGCTGACCACGACATGACGTCCACCGACGATGTCACCCAACTGGTACCCGTTCAGGAGACTATCGTTCATCCTGACTATAATCTCAACACCCTTGACAGTGATATCGCGCTGCTCAAGCTGTCAGAACCACTGGACCTGACTCAAGTCGAGCACATTCGCCCCGTGTGTTTGCCCGCCGATGACTCCAACACCTATGCCGGCGAAGATGCCACAGCGACAGGCTGGGGCACACTTCAGTCCGGGGGAAGTCAACCAGCAATAATACTACAGGAAGTCACAGTGCCTATTCTGGATCCCTCCTGCCCGGGACACAAACCGAGTCATATCACTGAAAACATGCTGTGTGCTGGCCTTGAAGAAGGTGGCAAGGACACCTGCCAGGGCGACTCGGGCGGTCCGCTTACCGTGCAAAATGACTCTTCCAAGTATGAGCAAATTGGCATCACCTCCTGGGGCTTTGGATGTGCCGACCCTGGCAGCCCCGGTGTGTACACCAGGGTGAGCAACTTCCTTGAGTGGATAGAGGAGAACACTACTGACGCCACCTACTGCCAGTAGTGGTGCCAACACTGCTGACGCCACCTACTGCCAGTAGTGGTGCCAACACTGCTGACGCCACCTACTGCCAGTAGTGGTGCCAACACTGCTGACGCCACCTACTGCCAGTAGTGGTGCCAACACTGCTGACGCCACCTACTGCCAGTAGTGGTGCCAACACTGCTGACGCCACCTACTGCCAGTAGTGGTGCCAACACTGCTGACGCCACCTACTGCCAGTAGTGGTGCCAACACTGCTGACGCCACCTACTGCCAGTAGTGGTGCCAACATTGCTGACGCCACCTACTGCCAGTAGTGGTGCCAACACTGCTGACGCCACCTACTGCCAGTAGTGGTGTCAACACTGCTGACGCCACATTTTCGGTAGTGGTGCCAACACTGCTGACGGTAGTGGTGCCAACACTGCTGACGCCACCTACTACCAGTAGTGGTGCCAACACTGCTGACGCTGCCTGCTGCCAGTAGTGGTGCCATCACTGCTGACGCTGCCTGCTGCCAGTAGTGGTGCCAACACTGCTGACGCTGCCTGCTGCCAGTAGTGGTGCCAACACTGCTGACGCTGCCTGCTGCCAGTAGTGGTGCCAACACTGCTGACGCTGCCTGCTGCCAGTAGTGGTGCCAACACTGCTGACGCTGCCTGCTGCCAGTAGTGGTGCCAACACTGCTGACGCTGCCTGCTGCCAGTAGTGGTGCCAACACTGTCTGTTGCCTGTAGTGGTTCACCTTTCCTCCATGCTCTTCTGACATGTTCGGAAGGAAGTCCTCGAGGTTTAAACAATAAAATTGCATTAACTTTCTGATTTTACGTACTCCCCTTTATTAGTGAGCAAGAGCAAACCCCCGGTCGTCATGAAGGTCAAGTATAGGGAAAGATGAAATGGCCGAGAAAACACACAGATGTTAGttattaaaataaaaattggCATGGTTGGCGTTCATGGTGGTCTGACGAGGAACGCAGGGCAGGACAcgtcttccttcactcataagGACCTTTCTTTCCTGCTGGAAGCTTACTGACATTCAGCCTGTTTATAAAAAGAGCGATCACTCTAATCCCTTTAAAGTATCAcgatatgttttcttttctgcctttctCAAAGTTTTTAATCTCCCCTCAACAGGGGATTCCTTATCAATTATCACTTTACAATTTTGTATCTAATCGCCAATTTGTGTTCCGTCGCTGGTGTTTTTCTGGCTCTCCTTACTAAGTCTTAGTCATCTTGTTTTAGTAACTTTGATGAAACCCTGGCGCTGCATGAGGTGCAGTcatggggtggggaggaggagaacagtgaCAAGAGAACTGCTGGATGGCCATGGaccgagagagaagaaagaccaggaatacaataaaaaagattaaagtGATAGAATATAaacatgaattaataaatacatagataataaAGGAGGTAAGATAATACGAGGAAGGACGAtgtaaaggaggggagggagacacACACTGATGGTGCTCGCCTGCCGCCTGAGAGGTAGTATGACGTCACAGGACTACAGCTACACGGCAAGCAGTATTGCATCACGGTGACAGTCGCGGTGAGGGAAGCGTGTGTTGCTGTACGCGTGTGTACCTTGGCGCTGAGAGAGGCACGGCCACGACACAGGGAAGAACATAAATTATTTTACTTCGCCGTATCAtcaaaaacagaaaacagaactGCCGCCTGACGAAACAGACAGAAGAGAGTCAGGAGTAAAATTAAAAATATTTACCTgatggaaaatgaataaataaatgaatgaataaacaaatgaatc
Protein-coding sequences here:
- the LOC123519338 gene encoding trypsin-1-like, producing the protein MTHFLVFASFCYATLTLVSSRQVLGEEGRIITSPNYPDNYPNREECAVRIVAENRECTLEIDCHDFHVQDSEDCRKDYLMIKENKWTKEKFCGDEGFIYESSKRAVTLKFKSNRRVTDEGFSCLARSVCPTTTTTTTETTPTTTTTTTIIRSSTGSCQCGVANLARIVGGEEVDPAHKYPWHVGIKYVWNSNYWCGGSIINNLYILTAAHCVDDIISVQGLVVAVADHDMTSTDDVTQLVPVQETIVHPDYNLNTLDSDIALLKLSEPLDLTQVEHIRPVCLPADDSNTYAGEDATATGWGTLQSGGSQPAIILQEVTVPILDPSCPGHKPSHITENMLCAGLEEGGKDTCQGDSGGPLTVQNDSSKYEQIGITSWGFGCADPGSPGVYTRVSNFLEWIEENTTDATYCQ